Proteins encoded within one genomic window of Phototrophicus methaneseepsis:
- the trxA gene encoding thioredoxin: protein MRMGAKTFNVNEADFKSEVLDSETPVLVDFWAEWCGPCKMVAPIVDEIATEYDGKLRVAKMDADENQNVLMQYGIMGIPTLILFKGGEAVARVVGFKPKDNILRELKPHLS, encoded by the coding sequence ATACGAATGGGTGCGAAAACCTTTAACGTTAATGAAGCGGACTTCAAATCTGAGGTCTTAGATAGCGAAACCCCAGTTCTGGTTGATTTCTGGGCTGAATGGTGTGGTCCTTGTAAGATGGTCGCACCGATCGTGGACGAAATCGCCACAGAATACGACGGTAAGCTCCGCGTTGCGAAGATGGATGCTGATGAAAACCAGAATGTCCTGATGCAGTATGGCATTATGGGTATCCCGACCTTGATTCTGTTCAAGGGCGGTGAGGCTGTCGCGCGTGTCGTCGGCTTTAAGCCGAAGGATAACATCCTGCGCGAATTGAAGCCGCATCTGAGCTAA
- the hrcA gene encoding heat-inducible transcriptional repressor HrcA encodes MSDNSQLDNPTLPELSQRQERILALIVQEYTKHPEPVSSKQLADHNSLGVSSATIRNDMAQLEELGYVASPHTSSGRVPTTQGYRYFVKILMNDAELPTAERALIEQKFSEVPSMLEQWLRQAARLLARTTQTASLVTSPAATSNTFKHLELISIQGRLTLMVLVTTSGAVHQRMLSLAEPVSQLKLSESAERINTLCANLNANQIRLKTRFLPLLEQEVVELAADLIDTSGNQQYRVFYREGLSDVINAFSDGVAAQQAVRVLEERPILEMILAQFLQPLMDDNNVQVIIAGNEKLDEIDRVSIVLSRYGIPDQLSGALAVVGPTHINYGRAISTVRHVSHLMTDMMAQLYQEEHNKEGNGNSNTVTLDNGS; translated from the coding sequence ATGAGCGACAATTCTCAACTTGATAACCCAACGTTGCCAGAACTCAGCCAGCGCCAGGAGCGTATTCTAGCTCTCATCGTTCAGGAATATACAAAGCACCCTGAGCCTGTCAGTTCCAAGCAATTGGCAGATCATAACAGCCTGGGGGTTAGTTCGGCGACAATTCGTAATGATATGGCCCAGCTAGAAGAACTCGGTTATGTGGCCTCGCCCCATACATCATCTGGGCGTGTGCCGACCACACAAGGCTATCGTTACTTCGTCAAAATCTTGATGAACGATGCTGAATTGCCAACAGCAGAACGGGCACTCATTGAGCAGAAGTTTAGCGAGGTGCCTTCGATGCTGGAACAATGGCTACGGCAGGCGGCCCGCCTTCTGGCGCGCACGACGCAAACAGCCTCACTCGTCACATCACCAGCAGCGACGTCCAACACCTTCAAACATCTGGAATTAATCTCGATTCAGGGGCGATTAACGCTGATGGTGCTCGTAACGACGAGTGGCGCGGTGCATCAACGTATGCTCAGCCTCGCAGAGCCCGTTAGCCAGCTTAAACTGAGTGAATCTGCCGAGCGTATCAATACGCTGTGTGCGAACCTCAATGCCAATCAGATCCGCCTGAAAACGCGTTTCTTACCCTTATTGGAGCAAGAAGTTGTTGAGCTGGCGGCAGATTTAATCGATACCTCCGGCAATCAGCAATATCGCGTCTTTTATAGAGAAGGCCTCAGCGATGTGATTAACGCCTTCTCGGATGGCGTCGCCGCACAGCAAGCCGTGCGAGTGCTGGAAGAACGCCCTATCCTGGAGATGATCCTGGCACAATTTTTGCAACCCCTGATGGACGATAACAATGTACAGGTCATCATCGCTGGTAACGAAAAACTCGATGAAATTGACCGGGTAAGCATTGTCCTCAGCCGTTATGGCATACCAGACCAACTCAGTGGGGCGTTAGCAGTGGTTGGGCCAACCCATATTAACTACGGTCGCGCGATCAGCACAGTACGCCACGTCAGCCATTTGATGACGGACATGATGGCCCAACTGTATCAGGAGGAGCATAATAAAGAAGGAAACGGTAACAGCAATACAGTCACCCTCGATAACGGGAGTTAA
- a CDS encoding nucleotide exchange factor GrpE yields MTDETISTANGADAEAANKDNTNNEDKNLKDEQTTQENASAEAPAQEEVSNQEAVLQAELEAARKEAQTNMDGWQRARAEFLNYKKRTDRDMKAAHQRASLDTISKVLPIVDDFGRALENIPEDLKDNAWVNGTAMILKKFDKLLEDYDVQILDPVGEPFDPHKHEAVGMDDSSDYESGIVTTTLQKGYISGDNVLRPALVRVAS; encoded by the coding sequence ATGACAGACGAAACAATCAGTACGGCAAATGGCGCTGATGCCGAAGCCGCTAACAAAGACAACACCAATAACGAAGACAAAAACCTCAAAGACGAGCAGACAACCCAGGAAAATGCCTCGGCAGAAGCCCCTGCTCAGGAAGAGGTATCAAACCAGGAGGCGGTATTGCAAGCAGAGTTAGAAGCGGCACGTAAGGAAGCCCAGACCAATATGGATGGCTGGCAGCGTGCACGGGCGGAATTCTTGAACTATAAGAAGCGTACTGACCGTGACATGAAGGCTGCACACCAACGTGCCTCTCTGGATACAATCTCTAAAGTGCTGCCCATCGTCGATGACTTTGGCCGCGCGCTGGAGAATATCCCGGAAGACCTCAAAGATAATGCCTGGGTCAATGGCACAGCCATGATCCTGAAAAAGTTTGATAAGCTGCTGGAAGACTATGACGTCCAAATCCTGGACCCGGTCGGGGAGCCATTCGACCCGCATAAGCACGAAGCCGTCGGCATGGATGACAGCAGCGACTATGAAAGCGGGATCGTAACCACGACCCTGCAAAAGGGCTACATCAGCGGCGATAACGTGCTGCGCCCGGCCCTGGTACGCGTTGCATCATAA